A region from the Desulfoglaeba alkanexedens ALDC genome encodes:
- a CDS encoding CBS domain-containing protein, translated as MIVRQWMTTDVVSTTEKASIQEALALMKRHSIRHLPVVDETQGLVGWVTDADLRGALIASMLEDLTVADVMVRQPYLVRPHDSLEKAALLILNRRIGGLPVVDGARLVGVITVVDILSAFISLLGIMEQSSRLDVKMGAAKTTLEEVTRVLHGSGAEIISVCYLGPFEDQHPVYCFRLKKCDLAPIVAKLKDHGVEVVSSES; from the coding sequence ATGATTGTACGCCAATGGATGACCACCGATGTGGTGAGTACAACGGAGAAGGCCTCCATCCAGGAAGCGCTGGCCCTCATGAAGCGGCATTCGATCCGCCATCTGCCCGTGGTGGACGAAACCCAGGGGCTGGTGGGATGGGTGACGGATGCGGACCTGCGAGGGGCCCTGATCGCGTCCATGCTCGAAGACTTGACGGTGGCGGACGTGATGGTCCGCCAGCCTTACTTGGTCCGCCCGCACGATTCTTTGGAGAAAGCGGCTCTGCTCATCCTGAACCGGCGCATCGGCGGCCTGCCTGTGGTGGACGGCGCCCGGCTGGTGGGCGTGATCACGGTGGTGGATATTCTCTCGGCGTTCATTTCGCTTCTCGGCATCATGGAACAATCCAGCCGGTTGGATGTCAAGATGGGAGCTGCGAAAACGACGCTCGAAGAAGTGACGCGCGTGCTGCACGGCTCCGGCGCGGAAATCATCAGTGTCTGTTACCTCGGGCCGTTCGAAGACCAGCACCCGGTCTATTGCTTTCGCTTGAAGAAGTGTGATCTGGCTCCCATCGTCGCGAAGCTGAAAGATCACGGGGTGGAGGTGGTTTCGAGCGAATCCTGA